One Ensifer adhaerens genomic window, GCCGCCGAAATCCTGCGTGACCTCCGCCACACCCCCTCAAACAAGATGAGCCCGGCCCATGACGTCATTTGATGCCATCGTCATCGGCGGCGGCCACAATGGCCTGACCGCCGCCACCTTCCTCGCCCGCTCGGGCCGCAGGGTCCTGCTCGTGGAAGCCGGCGACACGCTCGGCGGTGCCGCGCGCGGCTATTCTTTCCATCCCGGCTACGCCAGCCCCGGCCTTGCCCACATCTTCAACCGGCTCGATCCGGAAGTGGCGGCAGCCCTTTCACTTCACAACAAGCGAAGCGAAGCCGCACCGACCGTGGTGCTGTCGCCGACCGGGCAACATGCGGTGCTGCGCGGCGGCTATGGCGAAGCGATCGATGGGGTATCGCAAGAGGAGGCGAAACGCTTCCAGGACCTGCGGGGCAAGCTGGTGTTCCAGGCCGCCATCCTGAAGCGTTTCCTCAGGCGGCGCCCGCCGGAAATCGGCGAGCTGGCGCTTGCCGACCTTGCAACACTCGCCAGCGCCGGCCTCGGGCTCTTGCGCAAGGGGCGTGAGGAAAGCCGCGACTTCCTGCGCATGTTGCTGATGAACGTCGCCGATACCGTCGAGGAATATCTGACCGACGACCGGCTGAAGGCGCTGCTTGCCTTCGACGCGACGCTCGGCATCCACCTCGGGCCCCGTTCGCCGACCTCCTTGCTTGGTCTCTACTATCGGCTGACCGGCGAGATGCAGGGCGTGACCGGCGCCCAGCTGGTGGCCAACAGCGGCGGACGCTCGGCGGCTGCCGCCTTCGAGGCCGCGGCGATGCAGGCCGGCGTCACGGTCAGGACCGGTGCGCGGGTGGCACGCATCATCGCCGATCGCGGACGCGCAACCGGCATCGTCCTTTCCTCCGGCGAAACGCTTGAGGCGGGCGCCATCGTCTCGGCGATCCATCCAAAGGCGACCTTCCTGGACCTTACGGATCCGGCCGAGATCGGCACCGGCTTCCGCCGCGCCATCGGCAACATCCGCTCGAAGGGCAACGTCGCCAAGCTCGATCTCGCGCTCGACCGCGTTCCGGAGTTCTCCGGTGTTGCCGCCGCCGATCTCAGCGGCCGGCTGGTGATCGCCCGATCGGTCGACCATGTCGAAGAGGCCTTCAATCCGGCGAAGTACGGTCAGTTCTCCAAGGATCCGGTGATGGAGATCACGCTTCCGAGCCTTGCCGATCCGTCGCTGGCGCTTTCCGGCGGCTGTACGCTGTCGGCGCTTGTCGAGTTTGCGCCCTATGCGCTTGCCGACGGCTGGGACAAGGGCAAGCCGGCCTTTCAGAAAATCGTGCTCGATACTCTGGAAGCCTACGCCCCTGGCATCAACGGCAGCATTCTGGGGACGAGCTTGCTGACACCCGTCGATATCGAAGAACGCTACAACCTGCCGGGCGGGCATTGGCACCACGGCGAACTCCAGGCAGATCAGTTGCTCGTCAACCGTCCCGTCAATGCCGCATCGGGCTACTCGACGCCGCTCAAGGGCCTCTATCTCGCCAGCGCCGGCGCACATCCGGGCGGCGGCATTTCCGGCCTGCCCGGGCTGCTTGCCGCCCGCCAGGTCCTTTCGGAGAAACGCGCATGATGATGCATCTGACCGCCCTTCGCCGCGCAGCCCAAGGCCATATCCTGATGCCCCGGCTGGAAACACCGTTTCACCAGCGCCTTGCTGCGCTCAGCGAAACCAACGACTGGTACAGCTGGGCAGGCTACAAGGCGCCGCATTCGATCTTCGACACCGAGCTCGAATATTTCGCGATCCGTTCGACGGCGGCGCTGTTCGACATCTCGCCGATGGTGAAATACCGCATCCGCGGCGCAGATGCTGAGCGCTATCTCAACCGGCTGACGCTGCGCAACGTCGCCAAGCTCGGAATTAACCGCGTGCACTACACGGCCTGGTGCGACGACCACGGCCACGTGCTCGACGACGGCACGCTGTTTCGCCTCGGACGGGACGATTTTCGGCTCTGCTGCCAGGAGCGGCATCTCCCTTGGCTTCTCGACAGCGCCGGCGGATTTTCCGTCGAGATCGTCGAGGAGACCAGCGAGATCGCCGCGGTCGCGCTGCAGGGGCCAACATCCTTTGCTGTCCTCGAAGCCGCGGGCTTTGCCGGCGTCGAGGGTCTAAAACCGTTCCAGCTCTCGGACTTCTCGCATCTCGATGGCACGGTGACGATCTCACGCACCGGCTTTACCGGCGATCTCGGCTACGAACTCTTTGTCGACGCCAAGCGGGCGCTGAGCCTCTGGGACCGTCTATGGGCAGCCGGCACTGGTTTCGGCCTGAAGGCGATCGGCTATGACGCACTCAACCGCGCCCGCGTCGAAGCAGGGTTCATCGTTGCCAATGCCGATTTCATCACGGCCGAGGCGGCCCTTCGGGCGGACCGCGAACGCTTGCCTGACGAGATCGGCCTCGACTGGCTGGTGGATGCGGAAAAGCCCTTCTTCAACGGGCGCGACGCCATCTTCCGAGCACGCGAGAGGAACACGCTGAAGCATGTGCTCGTCGGCCTTGAGATCGAGGGCAACATTCCGGCCGAGGGCGCAATCGTCTATCACCGTGGCAAGAAGGAAGTCGGCCTGGTGACGGCCGCCATCTGGTCGCCGCTTGCCAAGCGCAACATCGCCATTGCCAGCCTTTCGCGCCCGTTCGGCAGCCGCGTCGTAGACGACCTCTGGGTGGAGATCTATGCTCTGCGGGAGCTGCAATACCAGAAGCTGATGAAGCGGGCGCGCGTCGTCGCCCGGCCCTTCGTCAAGCTCGACCGCCGCTCGGCCAACCCGCCGGGCCGCTTCTGAGAGTACGAGCATGGACGATGAGACGAAACGACACTGGGAGATGATCAGGTTGCCGGCCGGGCAGGAATGGTCCGGCC contains:
- a CDS encoding phytoene desaturase family protein, with amino-acid sequence MTSFDAIVIGGGHNGLTAATFLARSGRRVLLVEAGDTLGGAARGYSFHPGYASPGLAHIFNRLDPEVAAALSLHNKRSEAAPTVVLSPTGQHAVLRGGYGEAIDGVSQEEAKRFQDLRGKLVFQAAILKRFLRRRPPEIGELALADLATLASAGLGLLRKGREESRDFLRMLLMNVADTVEEYLTDDRLKALLAFDATLGIHLGPRSPTSLLGLYYRLTGEMQGVTGAQLVANSGGRSAAAAFEAAAMQAGVTVRTGARVARIIADRGRATGIVLSSGETLEAGAIVSAIHPKATFLDLTDPAEIGTGFRRAIGNIRSKGNVAKLDLALDRVPEFSGVAAADLSGRLVIARSVDHVEEAFNPAKYGQFSKDPVMEITLPSLADPSLALSGGCTLSALVEFAPYALADGWDKGKPAFQKIVLDTLEAYAPGINGSILGTSLLTPVDIEERYNLPGGHWHHGELQADQLLVNRPVNAASGYSTPLKGLYLASAGAHPGGGISGLPGLLAARQVLSEKRA
- a CDS encoding aminomethyltransferase family protein, translating into MMMHLTALRRAAQGHILMPRLETPFHQRLAALSETNDWYSWAGYKAPHSIFDTELEYFAIRSTAALFDISPMVKYRIRGADAERYLNRLTLRNVAKLGINRVHYTAWCDDHGHVLDDGTLFRLGRDDFRLCCQERHLPWLLDSAGGFSVEIVEETSEIAAVALQGPTSFAVLEAAGFAGVEGLKPFQLSDFSHLDGTVTISRTGFTGDLGYELFVDAKRALSLWDRLWAAGTGFGLKAIGYDALNRARVEAGFIVANADFITAEAALRADRERLPDEIGLDWLVDAEKPFFNGRDAIFRARERNTLKHVLVGLEIEGNIPAEGAIVYHRGKKEVGLVTAAIWSPLAKRNIAIASLSRPFGSRVVDDLWVEIYALRELQYQKLMKRARVVARPFVKLDRRSANPPGRF